The following nucleotide sequence is from Ochotona princeps isolate mOchPri1 chromosome 24, mOchPri1.hap1, whole genome shotgun sequence.
CTCAGACACCTCCTGGAGTGAGTGGAACAGCATGCTGCCCCACACGTGTCAGATACCACCACCCACTGCCCCACGGGCACCCCAGCCAGCTGAGCAAAGATGACAAGCAGCACCCCCAAGCCTGCAAGGTAGGTGAGCGGCCCAGAGGCTGGGGCTCCAGGTGAGCGGCCCAGAGGCTGGGGCTCCAGGACCAGTTACCTCATCTCCTTGACACAGCAGTCCTTCCCACTCAGCATGCTACCCAGCAGCTCCATCACGGGATCCTGGAACTGGTTGGTGTCCAGCCTGGCCGGGGGAGAATGGGCTGGGATGGTGCAGGATCCCTCAGGCACCCACTGCAGCACTGTGGCTATGGCTGCGAGTACTGTGCCCTGTACCCACACACTCAGGCCTGTGCCACATGGGTGAACTGTGAGACCCGGTACTCCCAAGCTTGAGGGTTCCTAcccagagcagggtcttctgtgGGCTGCACACACCTGGATATGATGCCCTTTGCCAACTCTGCCACTTCTGAGAATACCTGAGCTGCTCACAGGTCCCAGGGGATGCCTTGTCACCCCTACCCTGCACTGCTACTCATTAAGGCCCAAGGCACAATGTGTAGTGCAGTGTATCATTCAGGGGGAGCTGTGAGGAGTTGAACTGTTTCCCCAGGACCTTGTGGGCCAGTGTGTCAGGTCCTTGTGCCTCCCACCTGGTGCCCACCTCAGGCTCCGGCAGTAGAGCAGCTGTGGCAGCAGACTCTGCAGGACAccctggctgaggcctggggacagGTCAGCTTCCTTGGCACAAGCATCAGACACCTGCAACAGGTAGGCCAGTGCAGCACAGTGTGCAGGGCCGCTCAGCCCAGCCAGGTTGCCGCTCTCCAAGGCCTCCTGAACACCACGGgccagctctgggcactgcagcTCGTGCAGACAGCGCAGGACGTTGACTGCCTGGGCTCCGGCAGTGGCACCAGGGATCAGCAGGCAGCTCTGCAGGAACTCAGCTGCCTGTGCCCGGGAGCCCTCGTGCTCGCCTGGGGTCAGTAGGGAGCCTGCCAGCAGAGCATTGACCCTGGGAGACAAGAAGCCTGACAGGAAGCGCAGGAATACGTCCAGCCTGCCATCCTCAGCCTGCATGGTCCGTTGGGTCGCTCCCCTGAAGTGTGTGAGAAAACCCAGGCGGGGCCAGGACACACCACTCTCAGTGAAGAGGTCGAAGATGGCCCTCCTGGCCGCGCCGTGGTAGTAGGCGGCTGCCAGGAACTCCTGCAGGGAGAGGTGGACAAAGCAGTAGGCCACCGATGTGGCCAGCGTCTCCTCGCGCCTCAAAAAGCAAGCACACAGGGCCCCCTGCAACAGAAGCAGGTCCACACCAAACGCCTTCATGTCCTGCTCGTAGAATACGTACTTCCTCCGTACCAGCCCATGGAAGGCCAGCCGGCCCAGACTGCCCACCAGCTTGCGGCTGCCTTGGGCTACCTGCTCGATGCGAGGGCTGGTTTTGCCCTTCTCCTGCCCCTCCTTGCCCAGGGCCATTCTGAAGTACCAAGCGTAGAGCTCACACAGGGTCCTAGGAGGCCATAgtgccacctcctgtgatgccagcccACGGCAGCGCACATGACCCAGCACGGTGCCCGTGAGCCGGCAGAAAGCTGGGACCGTACACATGAGGTACAGGGCCGGGTCATTCTGCACCTGGCTCAGGGCCCAGCCAGGCAGGCTCTGGTCCCCGGGAGACATCTGCTCCAGACACTCCCGCACCTCCTCCTGCGAGAAGCCCCGGATCTCTGTCATCCGGTCCACCAAGCCGCCAGGGACCTGGCCGGCAGCCCCGGGCCTGGAGGTGATCCAGATAGACACCTGGGGAAAGAGGTTGCCCCGGATGATGTTGGTGATGAGGTGGTCCACCGGCACCGCCACCCTGGGGTCCGTGCACGCCATAGTGTTGGAGAAGTCCAGGGGCGTCTTGCACTCGTCCAGGCCATCCAGGATGAGGAGGACACTGGCAGACATAGCCAAGGCACGTTCCCCAATGTGTGGGAAAGTGGAGCGGATGAGCCTGTCCACACTGAGCTTCTCGTGGGTGTTGAGGTCCCGGAAGGCCAAAGGCAGCACCAGCGAGAACTCTTTGCCGACCTGGCCCCCAGCCCAGAGGTGGACGAAGTGCCTCACCAGCGTGGTCTTGCCTGCCCCAGCCACCCCGACAGTGATGGAGACACGGGGTGGGATGGACACCCGGGACAGTGGCAGGAACAGCTTGTCTAGGGAAATGGTCCTGGCGGGGCGCTGGGCCCCGCGGGTGGCCTCCACCTGTGCAAAGTCGTGTTCCCTCAGCTGCAAGTCCGTCAGGCCCTCCACCAGCAAGAGACTGCCCGGCCTGGGTGGggggccacctgctgccctgctcaGCAGAGCTTCACGGTGCCTTCGTAGTCTTGACTCTGCAGGACACAGGCCAGGCAGGGgttagtgagtgagtgagtgaggaggGCCGCCAAGGAGCAAGGCCTGGGcgccccctccctctgcccccaagGCTGACCCTGCCCTTACCGTGGGGCCCCATCAGAGAGTCCGGCATCCTGCTGGGCCCCTGCAGGGCCTGCACGCCTTGGCTGCCCCTTCCAGCCAGCAGGTCCACCAGGGCTTTCACCTGCTCTGCTGGGGAGCTGCCACCCAGGCCCTGGCCAGGCTCCCGGCCTGTCTGGCTTTCCTGCTTCTTCATAGGGTCCAGGGCTGCCACCAGGAACTAGGAAGGCAGGGCCCAGGTCCAGAAGGCAGCACAGGGCAGTTCCATGCACACCCCCCAAGCCGGGGACAGGATGGGAAGCCCCTCCTTCTtccccagcctggggcagggggctCACTTACCGGGCATCTGAGGAGGAGCTAGAAGGGCTCTCTGTGCCCAGAAGGGGAAGCAGGGCCAAGTGAACACTGCAGGGGCCCTGGCCCTGTCACTCACCATCGGGGTGACCCTGGG
It contains:
- the NLRC3 gene encoding NLR family CARD domain-containing protein 3 isoform X2 — protein: MKKQESQTGREPGQGLGGSSPAEQVKALVDLLAGRGSQGVQALQGPSRMPDSLMGPHESRLRRHREALLSRAAGGPPPRPGSLLLVEGLTDLQLREHDFAQVEATRGAQRPARTISLDKLFLPLSRVSIPPRVSITVGVAGAGKTTLVRHFVHLWAGGQVGKEFSLVLPLAFRDLNTHEKLSVDRLIRSTFPHIGERALAMSASVLLILDGLDECKTPLDFSNTMACTDPRVAVPVDHLITNIIRGNLFPQVSIWITSRPGAAGQVPGGLVDRMTEIRGFSQEEVRECLEQMSPGDQSLPGWALSQVQNDPALYLMCTVPAFCRLTGTVLGHVRCRGLASQEVALWPPRTLCELYAWYFRMALGKEGQEKGKTSPRIEQVAQGSRKLVGSLGRLAFHGLVRRKYVFYEQDMKAFGVDLLLLQGALCACFLRREETLATSVAYCFVHLSLQEFLAAAYYHGAARRAIFDLFTESGVSWPRLGFLTHFRGATQRTMQAEDGRLDVFLRFLSGFLSPRVNALLAGSLLTPGEHEGSRAQAAEFLQSCLLIPGATAGAQAVNVLRCLHELQCPELARGVQEALESGNLAGLSGPAHCAALAYLLQVSDACAKEADLSPGLSQGVLQSLLPQLLYCRSLRLDTNQFQDPVMELLGSMLSGKDCCVKEMSLAENQISNKGAKALARSLLVNRSLTALDLHSNSIGPQGAKALADALKINRTLISLSLQSNMIGDDGARSMAEALASNRTLSVLHLQNNTIGPTGAQRMADALKQNRTLKELMFSSNSIGDGGAKALAEALKVNQGLESLDLQSNSISDAGVAALTGALCANCTLLHLSLRENSISVEGAQALAHALCTNSTLENLDLTANLLHDQGAQAIAAAMGGNRTLRSLHLQWNFIQAGAARALGRALQLNRSLTSLDLQENNLGDEGASAMAGALKVNTVLTALYLQVASIGAQGAQALGEALAVNTTLEVLDLRGNAIGVDGAKALAKALKVNASLRRLNLQENALGVDGAICMATALSENCGLRHINIQGNHIGESGARMISEAIKMNAPMCTVDM
- the NLRC3 gene encoding NLR family CARD domain-containing protein 3 isoform X1, which produces MFLVAALDPMKKQESQTGREPGQGLGGSSPAEQVKALVDLLAGRGSQGVQALQGPSRMPDSLMGPHESRLRRHREALLSRAAGGPPPRPGSLLLVEGLTDLQLREHDFAQVEATRGAQRPARTISLDKLFLPLSRVSIPPRVSITVGVAGAGKTTLVRHFVHLWAGGQVGKEFSLVLPLAFRDLNTHEKLSVDRLIRSTFPHIGERALAMSASVLLILDGLDECKTPLDFSNTMACTDPRVAVPVDHLITNIIRGNLFPQVSIWITSRPGAAGQVPGGLVDRMTEIRGFSQEEVRECLEQMSPGDQSLPGWALSQVQNDPALYLMCTVPAFCRLTGTVLGHVRCRGLASQEVALWPPRTLCELYAWYFRMALGKEGQEKGKTSPRIEQVAQGSRKLVGSLGRLAFHGLVRRKYVFYEQDMKAFGVDLLLLQGALCACFLRREETLATSVAYCFVHLSLQEFLAAAYYHGAARRAIFDLFTESGVSWPRLGFLTHFRGATQRTMQAEDGRLDVFLRFLSGFLSPRVNALLAGSLLTPGEHEGSRAQAAEFLQSCLLIPGATAGAQAVNVLRCLHELQCPELARGVQEALESGNLAGLSGPAHCAALAYLLQVSDACAKEADLSPGLSQGVLQSLLPQLLYCRSLRLDTNQFQDPVMELLGSMLSGKDCCVKEMSLAENQISNKGAKALARSLLVNRSLTALDLHSNSIGPQGAKALADALKINRTLISLSLQSNMIGDDGARSMAEALASNRTLSVLHLQNNTIGPTGAQRMADALKQNRTLKELMFSSNSIGDGGAKALAEALKVNQGLESLDLQSNSISDAGVAALTGALCANCTLLHLSLRENSISVEGAQALAHALCTNSTLENLDLTANLLHDQGAQAIAAAMGGNRTLRSLHLQWNFIQAGAARALGRALQLNRSLTSLDLQENNLGDEGASAMAGALKVNTVLTALYLQVASIGAQGAQALGEALAVNTTLEVLDLRGNAIGVDGAKALAKALKVNASLRRLNLQENALGVDGAICMATALSENCGLRHINIQGNHIGESGARMISEAIKMNAPMCTVDM